One window of the Candidatus Bathyarchaeia archaeon genome contains the following:
- the hisA gene encoding 1-(5-phosphoribosyl)-5-[(5-phosphoribosylamino)methylideneamino]imidazole-4-carboxamide isomerase, whose translation MLVIPAIDLMNGKVVRLLKGDPRDMKYYEHFGKPVDVAKRWESEGASWVHIVDLDAALGAGDNIGVISSIIQSLKIQAQVGGGIRSLERARQLIALGAARIVIGSLAFKSPNALKVLLDEFGDNRITVALDHLNGVVKVGGWREPTRFGLREAAKFFTEMGVKFFLVTSIQRDGAMSGPDVENLSRVLDLGANVMASGGVRSLDDIAVLRDLGVYGVIVGRALYEGCFSLSEALKVALKHYR comes from the coding sequence ATGCTTGTCATACCAGCCATCGACCTAATGAACGGAAAAGTCGTTAGGTTGCTTAAGGGCGACCCCCGAGACATGAAGTATTATGAGCATTTTGGGAAGCCAGTCGACGTGGCTAAAAGGTGGGAGTCTGAGGGAGCCAGCTGGGTTCACATCGTGGATTTAGACGCTGCTTTAGGAGCCGGGGACAATATCGGCGTCATAAGCAGCATAATTCAATCCCTAAAGATTCAGGCTCAGGTTGGCGGCGGGATAAGGAGCCTTGAGCGTGCGCGCCAGCTTATCGCTTTGGGCGCGGCCAGAATAGTTATTGGATCGCTCGCCTTCAAGAGCCCTAATGCTCTTAAAGTATTGCTCGATGAATTTGGAGACAATAGGATCACTGTCGCTTTAGATCACTTAAACGGCGTAGTTAAGGTTGGGGGTTGGAGGGAACCTACGCGTTTTGGGCTTAGGGAGGCGGCTAAATTCTTCACAGAGATGGGTGTAAAATTCTTCTTGGTGACGTCAATACAGCGTGATGGGGCTATGAGCGGCCCAGACGTTGAAAACCTATCCCGAGTTTTAGATTTAGGGGCTAATGTGATGGCGTCAGGTGGAGTGAGAAGTCTAGATGACATAGCGGTTTTAAGAGATCTGGGGGTTTATGGGGTTATAGTTGGCAGAGCTCTTTATGAGGGATGTTTCAGTTTAAGCGAAGCTTTAAAGGTGGCGTTGAAACATTATAGGTAG
- the hisH gene encoding imidazole glycerol phosphate synthase subunit HisH: MLRALILDYGVGNLFSIKCSLEKSGFKAEVISDAENLREADAIVLPGVGNFGAGARNIGRLRETLLKLVDEGVPLLGVCLGMQLLLEESCEGTGRGLGIFKGRVIKLPSTVKTPHIGWNTVEIVEPIEILENIGEKDYFYFVHSYYAFPQDKRIIAAETEYGVKFPSVISQRNVFGVQFHPEKSGKPGEQILRNFLRIVKH, from the coding sequence ATGCTGAGGGCCTTAATATTAGATTACGGTGTTGGAAACCTCTTTAGCATAAAGTGTTCTCTCGAAAAATCCGGCTTTAAAGCTGAAGTAATCTCGGACGCTGAGAATCTCAGGGAAGCTGACGCAATAGTTCTTCCGGGCGTTGGAAATTTTGGCGCAGGGGCAAGAAATATTGGGAGACTTAGGGAAACCCTGCTAAAATTGGTCGATGAGGGCGTGCCGCTTCTAGGCGTATGCTTAGGCATGCAGCTCCTCCTAGAGGAGAGCTGTGAGGGCACCGGTAGAGGTTTAGGTATATTTAAGGGCAGAGTTATCAAATTGCCCAGCACGGTGAAAACACCTCACATCGGCTGGAACACCGTGGAAATAGTTGAGCCCATCGAAATCCTAGAGAACATAGGCGAGAAAGACTACTTCTACTTCGTTCACAGTTACTATGCTTTCCCACAAGATAAGAGGATCATAGCCGCTGAGACAGAGTACGGCGTCAAATTCCCCTCAGTCATATCTCAGAGAAACGTGTTTGGGGTCCAGTTCCATCCTGAAAAATCTGGAAAACCCGGAGAGCAAATACTAAGGAATTTTCTTAGGATCGTTAAGCATTAG
- the hisB gene encoding imidazoleglycerol-phosphate dehydratase HisB: protein MREAEHYRKTSETEVKVRVRLGGAGSAIVNTGISFLDHMIKSLAAHSLFDIYVEASGDLKHHVIEDVAICLGESIRKALGDNIGIRRFGYAIVPMDCSLAFAAVDLSNRPYPKINLNLEGRQIEDMSTEDIYHFLETLANSLRANIHVWTQYGANDHHKVEAAFKALALSLRQASSIDPERSGAPSSKGVL, encoded by the coding sequence ATGAGGGAGGCGGAGCACTATAGGAAGACCTCTGAAACCGAGGTCAAAGTTAGAGTTAGGCTAGGGGGGGCTGGGTCAGCCATAGTTAACACAGGGATATCCTTCCTAGACCATATGATTAAATCTCTAGCAGCCCATAGCCTCTTCGATATTTACGTGGAAGCCTCAGGGGATTTAAAGCACCATGTCATTGAGGATGTGGCTATTTGTCTTGGCGAATCTATAAGAAAGGCTCTTGGCGACAATATTGGCATAAGGAGGTTTGGTTACGCTATTGTTCCAATGGATTGCTCCCTCGCCTTCGCGGCAGTAGACCTGTCGAATAGACCCTATCCAAAAATCAACTTGAATCTTGAAGGCAGGCAGATTGAAGACATGTCGACCGAAGACATATATCACTTTCTAGAGACTCTAGCGAACTCTTTAAGAGCAAACATACATGTCTGGACTCAATACGGCGCAAACGATCATCACAAGGTTGAAGCCGCCTTTAAAGCATTAGCCCTCTCGCTTAGACAGGCTTCATCCATAGATCCTGAGAGAAGCGGAGCTCCGAGCTCAAAGGGAGTCTTATAA
- the hisC gene encoding histidinol-phosphate transaminase, with product MSGKRIIEDVISRAYNLSAYDVGETIEGLASRTGRKIFEILKLNSNENFFIPLEFVRSVLRQVIEEVDPRIYPRDEFRELREAISKNTGVSPENIVIGTGSDQLIDLVSRIFLKEGDEAISIEPTFSIYERCVRIQNADYKTVPLKDDFSLDADAMLSAITPKTRVIFLCSPNNPTANNLNHKDILRLAESFDGLVAVDEAYADFTSSSLINAANSLENLIVFRTFSKVFGLAGLRVGYAVANRRLSMMINERFQMPYSVSITALRAAVKMLERMEYIEETINAVKSERNRLIRKLNEINGVRAFPSETNFVLFQVNKNSLMVYRGLLNRGIIVRNVGRVLGFENCLRVTVAPRHYMDRFIGELREVLYEVA from the coding sequence TTGAGTGGAAAAAGGATAATTGAGGATGTTATTTCGAGAGCGTATAATCTCAGCGCATATGATGTTGGTGAAACCATTGAGGGTTTAGCGTCTAGAACCGGGAGAAAAATATTTGAAATATTAAAGCTGAATTCAAACGAGAACTTTTTCATTCCGCTGGAATTTGTTAGAAGCGTTTTAAGGCAGGTTATAGAGGAAGTTGACCCGAGAATATATCCGCGCGACGAGTTTAGGGAGCTTAGGGAAGCTATAAGCAAGAATACTGGTGTATCTCCGGAAAACATTGTGATCGGAACCGGAAGCGATCAGCTTATAGATTTGGTCTCTAGGATTTTCCTCAAAGAGGGGGATGAAGCGATCTCCATTGAGCCAACCTTCTCGATTTATGAGCGGTGCGTTAGGATTCAGAACGCTGATTACAAGACAGTGCCACTGAAAGATGATTTCTCACTGGACGCCGATGCGATGCTTTCAGCAATAACCCCGAAAACCAGGGTTATTTTCCTATGCTCGCCCAACAACCCCACCGCGAATAACCTGAATCACAAGGATATTTTAAGGCTCGCCGAAAGCTTTGACGGCTTGGTTGCCGTAGACGAGGCTTACGCTGACTTTACATCATCGTCGCTAATTAATGCAGCTAACAGCCTAGAGAACCTTATAGTCTTTAGAACTTTCTCTAAGGTTTTCGGCTTAGCTGGCTTGAGGGTTGGGTACGCTGTGGCGAATAGGAGGCTCTCTATGATGATTAATGAGAGGTTTCAGATGCCCTACTCCGTGTCTATAACGGCGCTTAGGGCGGCTGTTAAAATGCTTGAGAGAATGGAGTATATAGAGGAGACTATTAACGCCGTTAAATCTGAGAGGAATAGGCTCATTAGAAAATTAAACGAGATAAATGGTGTGAGGGCTTTCCCCTCAGAGACAAACTTCGTGCTATTTCAGGTTAACAAGAACTCGCTGATGGTTTATAGGGGTCTTCTAAACAGAGGGATTATTGTGAGGAACGTTGGCCGCGTGCTTGGATTCGAGAATTGCTTAAGGGTTACGGTTGCCCCGAGACATTACATGGATCGCTTCATAGGGGAGCTTAGGGAGGTGCTATATGAGGTTGCTTGA
- the hisD gene encoding histidinol dehydrogenase: MPIKIARLRDAYNTVLEDRWPRKRVLDQSLVSYVEGIIEDVKRRGDSALIDLTAKFDGVKLTPESIGVSREEINEAYSRVSEEQISAIKTAKDLVERFERKVLSGIRFEYKDESGLKIFRAYRAIRSVGCYVPGGGAAYPSTVIMTVVPAKVAGVPRVVVCSPPRRDGTIHPLTLVAADICGVDEFYRVGGAQAIAALAYGTETIKPVDKIVGPGSKYVLAAKSIVSRDVPIDHPAGPSEIMILADESADPYHVALDMVSQAEHGLDSVAVLVTVSAEIAEASLRSLKRLIDKLPNRDVVKGSLEKNGLILLAESMDEAIDFVNDFAPEHLEIIVRNAHEVSKRIYSAGMMLIGDMTPVSLSDYSLGTNHVLPTGGYGLVYQALSVLDFIRCVNIAECSEEAMRKLSASAIVLAEGEGLLNHALALKERMKS; this comes from the coding sequence ATGCCAATAAAGATTGCGAGGCTACGCGACGCCTATAATACGGTTTTGGAAGACAGGTGGCCTAGGAAAAGGGTTTTAGATCAAAGCCTAGTCAGCTATGTTGAGGGCATAATTGAGGACGTTAAAAGGCGAGGGGATTCCGCCCTAATAGATTTAACAGCGAAGTTTGACGGCGTTAAACTCACCCCTGAAAGCATAGGCGTTAGCCGCGAGGAGATTAATGAAGCCTATAGTAGAGTGAGCGAGGAACAAATATCTGCAATAAAAACTGCAAAGGATCTGGTTGAGAGGTTTGAACGTAAAGTTTTATCGGGAATCAGGTTCGAGTACAAGGATGAGAGCGGCCTGAAAATATTTAGAGCGTATAGGGCGATTAGAAGCGTCGGATGCTATGTTCCGGGTGGAGGGGCAGCGTACCCGAGCACAGTTATAATGACGGTTGTGCCAGCTAAGGTTGCCGGGGTGCCGAGAGTCGTCGTCTGCTCACCGCCGAGAAGGGATGGCACAATCCACCCGCTGACTCTTGTTGCCGCAGATATATGCGGGGTCGATGAATTTTACAGGGTTGGCGGAGCACAGGCGATAGCTGCCCTAGCATATGGCACTGAAACAATTAAGCCTGTTGATAAGATTGTCGGTCCAGGCAGCAAGTATGTTTTAGCCGCGAAGAGCATTGTTTCGCGGGATGTCCCCATTGATCACCCGGCTGGTCCAAGTGAGATAATGATTTTAGCTGATGAGTCAGCTGACCCATACCATGTTGCGCTGGACATGGTGTCGCAAGCTGAGCATGGATTGGACAGCGTGGCGGTTCTGGTCACAGTATCCGCGGAGATCGCTGAAGCATCCCTTAGAAGCCTTAAGCGTCTAATTGATAAACTGCCCAATAGAGATGTGGTTAAGGGGTCTCTTGAGAAGAACGGTTTAATATTGCTTGCTGAGAGCATGGATGAGGCTATAGATTTTGTGAATGATTTTGCCCCGGAGCATTTAGAAATAATTGTGAGGAATGCGCATGAGGTCTCGAAGAGGATATATTCCGCCGGCATGATGCTTATAGGCGACATGACGCCGGTATCTTTAAGCGACTATTCTCTTGGGACAAATCATGTTCTCCCAACGGGCGGCTATGGGCTCGTGTATCAGGCTCTATCGGTTCTAGACTTCATTAGATGCGTAAATATTGCTGAATGTTCGGAAGAAGCTATGAGAAAACTGTCTGCCAGCGCCATAGTTTTAGCTGAAGGCGAAGGGCTATTAAATCACGCGTTGGCTTTAAAGGAGAGAATGAAGAGTTGA
- the hisG gene encoding ATP phosphoribosyltransferase, which produces MSKISFVIPKGHLAEGAFRVLERAGYSISGGERTYRPTINDPKIELKILRPQEIPIFVSDGLHDIGITGLDWLHETRADVEVLLNLEYARVKIVLAVPKSWTDVDSLSSLLEKFHGEGRVLRISTEYLNISADYLMSNVAYKRLYGDKEPLIVTPWWKKGRNDRVTIYLSFGATEAKPPENADAIIDVMETGESLEQNNLKPIETVMESTAILIANKNSLRDPEKREKIYDVLTLIRGVIDGRKKLHIFVNVHRDNLPRLLERLPALKKPTISPLSDENWYSVNTVIDKEQFIEILPVLRKLAQGLVVYEPRQVLPLEEITSNESSCRGE; this is translated from the coding sequence ATGAGTAAAATCAGTTTTGTTATACCTAAGGGGCATCTGGCTGAGGGCGCGTTTAGAGTTCTTGAGCGGGCAGGCTACTCTATATCGGGTGGAGAGCGCACATATAGGCCGACCATAAATGACCCAAAGATCGAGTTGAAGATTCTTAGACCCCAAGAGATACCGATATTCGTGAGCGATGGCCTACATGATATAGGCATAACCGGCCTTGATTGGCTACATGAAACCCGCGCCGACGTGGAGGTTCTACTCAACTTAGAGTACGCAAGGGTTAAAATCGTTTTAGCCGTTCCAAAATCTTGGACCGATGTAGACAGCCTCTCAAGCCTGCTGGAAAAATTTCATGGTGAAGGCAGGGTGCTTAGAATATCCACAGAGTATTTGAACATTTCAGCCGACTACTTGATGAGTAACGTAGCATATAAAAGGCTTTATGGGGATAAGGAGCCTCTAATAGTTACGCCGTGGTGGAAGAAGGGCAGAAACGATAGAGTTACGATCTACCTATCTTTTGGCGCAACCGAGGCGAAGCCTCCGGAAAACGCCGACGCCATAATTGATGTTATGGAGACGGGCGAGTCATTAGAGCAGAATAATCTTAAGCCCATTGAGACGGTAATGGAGTCAACTGCCATACTGATTGCCAATAAGAATTCGCTTAGGGATCCTGAAAAACGCGAGAAGATTTATGATGTCTTAACTCTTATCCGCGGGGTAATCGATGGGAGAAAGAAGCTGCACATATTTGTTAACGTGCATAGAGATAATCTTCCAAGGCTTCTTGAAAGGCTGCCAGCGCTCAAAAAGCCAACCATATCCCCGCTCTCGGATGAAAACTGGTATTCGGTGAACACCGTGATAGATAAAGAGCAATTCATAGAGATACTTCCAGTACTTAGAAAGCTGGCTCAGGGATTAGTTGTCTATGAGCCTAGGCAGGTACTCCCCTTAGAGGAGATAACTTCAAACGAAAGCTCTTGCAGGGGAGAATGA
- a CDS encoding class II glutamine amidotransferase: MCRLFGLLSTGFSNAAGYLLNDPCSLYAQSKSNPLRLQGDGWGVGFYVNGSLRVVRSEKPIFEEYERFKSVVESIKSNVIIAHVRRASNPRGLPREKLVSIENTQPFSYGKYVFAHNGVISVPDEVAQLLGDWRLNIRGLNDSEVYFWYIVKELSKGKNMPDALKNFQKDLLRVWMETREKYPERNRPYIGLNMVFSDGEKLYAYCKYDEELDGGVKSLCYGDQPAMQMVYIADSEKLIVASEKTNSRENWQPLKSGQLITGQISGGRIEIQIQEC; the protein is encoded by the coding sequence ATGTGCCGGCTTTTCGGTCTGCTTTCGACCGGTTTCTCGAACGCCGCAGGATACTTGCTCAATGATCCATGCTCCCTCTACGCTCAGAGTAAATCGAACCCGCTGAGACTTCAGGGCGATGGGTGGGGTGTAGGCTTCTACGTAAATGGATCTTTAAGGGTTGTGAGGAGCGAGAAACCCATCTTCGAGGAGTATGAGCGGTTTAAGTCTGTTGTCGAGAGCATTAAATCTAATGTTATTATTGCGCATGTGAGGAGGGCTAGTAATCCGAGGGGTCTGCCGAGAGAAAAGCTCGTTTCTATTGAAAACACTCAGCCGTTTAGTTACGGTAAATATGTTTTCGCCCATAATGGGGTGATCTCTGTACCCGACGAAGTAGCGCAGCTGTTGGGCGACTGGAGACTAAATATAAGAGGTTTAAATGACAGTGAAGTTTACTTCTGGTACATAGTTAAGGAGCTCTCTAAGGGGAAAAATATGCCAGACGCATTAAAGAACTTTCAGAAGGATCTCTTGAGGGTTTGGATGGAGACTCGGGAAAAGTATCCGGAGAGAAATAGACCTTACATTGGCTTAAATATGGTTTTCAGTGATGGCGAAAAACTGTACGCGTACTGTAAATACGATGAAGAATTGGATGGAGGGGTTAAGTCGCTATGCTACGGGGATCAGCCGGCAATGCAGATGGTATACATCGCTGATTCAGAGAAGCTAATAGTGGCCTCAGAGAAAACGAATAGCAGGGAGAATTGGCAGCCTCTTAAAAGCGGTCAGCTAATAACTGGGCAAATATCTGGCGGAAGAATAGAAATTCAGATACAAGAATGCTAG
- a CDS encoding carboxypeptidase regulatory-like domain-containing protein: MNVEIDGIPLIKHTRDPDTGATKDLRSVHNIEISERRRIVEHKIPGFEGSILQDLGREPVTISFEGIIFGEGAREDLEIIRSKFKAGSPVPFSSDITGIAEVNQVLIEDLRVEDAGGTVNRYRYHMVLREYIIPREEEERAPSQEEEAAEEVEEETDEALASVNYVTGRVLDADGNPKSGVSVKISWEGGEYVVKTDEEGVFRKDNLEPGKYMITVDAPEYEGIVKEVEIKSEERGRG, translated from the coding sequence ATGAATGTTGAGATTGATGGGATACCGCTAATTAAGCATACTCGGGATCCGGATACTGGGGCAACTAAGGATCTGAGAAGCGTCCATAACATAGAGATTAGTGAGAGGAGGCGTATTGTGGAGCATAAAATCCCTGGATTCGAGGGAAGCATCCTACAGGATTTGGGGAGAGAGCCAGTCACTATATCTTTTGAGGGCATAATATTTGGCGAGGGGGCTAGGGAAGACTTAGAAATAATTAGGTCAAAGTTTAAGGCAGGTTCTCCGGTTCCATTTTCTTCAGACATAACTGGTATAGCTGAAGTAAACCAGGTTTTAATAGAAGACTTGCGGGTTGAGGATGCGGGCGGCACAGTTAATAGATACAGATACCATATGGTTTTGAGGGAGTATATTATTCCCCGAGAAGAGGAGGAGCGGGCTCCAAGCCAAGAGGAGGAAGCCGCTGAAGAGGTTGAGGAGGAAACTGACGAGGCTTTGGCATCAGTCAACTATGTAACTGGCAGGGTTCTAGACGCTGATGGAAACCCCAAAAGCGGCGTATCTGTGAAGATATCCTGGGAGGGGGGAGAATACGTTGTTAAAACTGATGAGGAAGGTGTATTCAGAAAAGATAACTTGGAGCCCGGTAAATACATGATCACGGTCGACGCACCAGAATATGAGGGTATAGTAAAAGAGGTTGAAATAAAATCTGAAGAAAGGGGTAGAGGCTGA
- a CDS encoding N-acetylmuramoyl-L-alanine amidase: MSQQKKYDVGTFQPILLALRNKLTGGNVKVEFTISVGGSNYKPNKLGDWNLGEYLRSLQGQQGGKVELQLTPDGWNEENWGGDNPSSWGEKISESEIPNEMYRPATMTINMQDNKIQEVNISPPNLAFIYPGSKSRPSQIDESVWNQALSDTTKPAVLVLLQPIWIKAANFSDRPNNIQSPTLIVVHHTGGSRIGPTINTFTQKGGASAHYIVDTDGYVVKMVMNSKCAWHADGKKGSYWEGRKNVNHFSIGIEIVHEDGPKTTMRNNPFTEEQYKALIDLIKKLQKKYRISQHRVVGHSDVQIPPSHNCPGPNFDWKKLENEGLGLIPRENLIYPFEEDFPIRRNQKSQKRLLNDVISALKK; the protein is encoded by the coding sequence ATGTCACAGCAGAAAAAATATGACGTCGGCACTTTCCAACCAATACTATTAGCGCTTAGAAACAAGCTGACTGGAGGAAACGTGAAAGTGGAGTTCACTATTAGCGTCGGGGGTTCAAACTATAAACCCAATAAACTCGGAGACTGGAATCTAGGCGAGTATCTAAGAAGTTTACAAGGGCAGCAGGGCGGAAAAGTAGAATTACAGCTTACGCCAGATGGGTGGAATGAGGAGAATTGGGGTGGGGATAATCCATCCTCTTGGGGAGAAAAAATCTCTGAAAGCGAGATACCGAATGAAATGTACCGTCCAGCAACTATGACAATAAATATGCAGGATAATAAAATCCAGGAAGTAAATATATCCCCCCCGAATTTGGCGTTTATATATCCTGGTAGTAAATCTAGACCGAGTCAAATAGATGAGAGCGTATGGAATCAAGCGCTTAGCGATACAACAAAACCCGCAGTCTTAGTACTTTTACAGCCAATCTGGATCAAAGCGGCTAACTTCTCTGATAGACCCAATAACATTCAAAGTCCTACATTAATAGTTGTTCATCACACAGGAGGCTCACGAATTGGACCTACCATAAACACTTTTACACAGAAGGGGGGAGCAAGCGCCCACTATATTGTTGATACAGATGGATATGTTGTAAAGATGGTTATGAACAGTAAATGCGCATGGCATGCAGATGGAAAGAAGGGTTCTTATTGGGAAGGAAGAAAAAATGTTAATCATTTTTCTATAGGAATCGAGATTGTTCATGAAGATGGACCAAAAACTACAATGCGTAATAACCCATTCACGGAAGAACAGTATAAGGCTCTTATAGATTTAATTAAGAAACTGCAAAAGAAATATAGGATTTCGCAACACAGGGTTGTAGGTCACAGCGATGTGCAAATTCCGCCAAGTCATAATTGTCCAGGTCCGAATTTCGATTGGAAAAAACTAGAAAATGAAGGACTTGGGTTAATTCCGAGAGAAAACCTCATTTATCCTTTTGAAGAGGATTTCCCCATAAGAAGAAATCAAAAAAGTCAAAAGAGACTACTTAATGATGTGATAAGTGCTCTAAAAAAATAG